Proteins from a single region of Equus asinus isolate D_3611 breed Donkey chromosome 17, EquAss-T2T_v2, whole genome shotgun sequence:
- the LOC106825305 gene encoding uncharacterized protein isoform X1, translating into MDTSGPRGRAVSTWALEGRLGQPRVWASSGPTLQTECCSFVVCSLGWGAIPVAPQVSSRAGQPLRSLHGLAGSTFVQQPCPHRDESAQMRSCGTLSDMGTRGTRGSHHMLGPPVALLRMPPHACSPPQTPFSLTLKLWDAYILKGEHVLTAMADTMLKVHRKHLLKLPLEGLREFLQDRLGQPWALEDNAMLRHLQALMVELQRMKCDLPSPEEFPTVPLGLERASPEPRPVLASPSCEKLPSEAGLALPAYPSSTSGPDPRPPRLSPRPRSHRMRGPPQGPQLLTPLSGPQRLRVCPACPQPRTALGIGCSHSVSLPSRTSQGITKPRTGGPQPWALSWNAGRLSLYCPPGPPPGPQDRLSPASPLGPQ; encoded by the exons ATGGACACCTCCGGGCCCCGGGGCCGGGCTGTTTCCACCTGGGCTCTGGAGGGAAGGCTGGGTCAGCCCAGGGTGTGGGCGAGCTCTGGGCCCACATTGCAGACGGAGTGTTGTTCCTTCGTGGTGTGTTCCCTTGGGTGGGGGGCCATCCCTGTTGCCCCCCAGGTCAGCAGTCGTGCAGGCCAGCCCCTTAGGTCCCTGCATGGCCTGGCGGGGAGCACCTTCGTCCAGCAGCCATGTCCCCACCGGGATGAGTCCGCACAGATGAGGAGCTGCGGGACCTTGTCAGACATGGGGACCAGAGGCACAAGGGGTTCTCACCACATGCTGGGACCCCCAGTGGCTCTGCTCAGGATGCCCCCTCACGCCTGTTCTCCCCCACAGACCCCCTTCTCACTCACCCTGAAGCTCTGGGACGCCTACATCCTGAAGGGTGAGCATGTGCTCACGGCCATGGCCGACACCATGCTCAAGGTGCACAGGA AACACCTCCTGAAGCTGCCTCTGGAAGGCCTGCGGGAGTTTCTGCAGGACaggctgggccagccctgggccctggaggATAACGCAATGCTCAGGCACCTCCAGGCCTTGATGGTGGAGCTGCAGAGGATGAAATGTGACCTGCCTTCTCCAG AGGAGTTCCCCACCGTGCCCCTGGGCCTGGAGCGAGCGTCCCCGGAGCCCAGGCCTGTCCTCGCCTCTCCCAGCTGTGAGAAGCTGCCCAGTGAGGCCGGGCTGGCCCTCCCCGCCTACCCGTCGAGCACGAGCGGCCCGGACCCTCGCCCACCCAGGCTGTCCCCGAGGCCGAGGAGCCACAGAATGAGGGGGCCTCCACAGGGCCCACAGCTGCTCACACCTCTCTCGGGGCCCCAGAGGCTCCGGGTCTGTcctgcctgcccccagcccaggacAGCTCTAGGGATCGGCTGCAGCCACAGCGTTTCACTTCCCTCCCGAACCTCCCAGGGAATCACGAAGCCGCGGACAGGTGGCCCCCAGCCGTGGGCTCTGAGCTGGAACGCTGGGCGTCTCTCCCTTTACTGCCCGCCTGGGCCACCCCCAGGGCCACAGGACAGGCTCAGCCCTGCATCCCCACTGGGGCCCCAGTGA